A genome region from Sphaeramia orbicularis chromosome 19, fSphaOr1.1, whole genome shotgun sequence includes the following:
- the cox6b1 gene encoding cytochrome c oxidase subunit 6B1, with product MAEDIQTKLEHYRTAPFDARFPNQNQTRNCWSNYLDFHRCQKALEAKGVDTAPCDWYQRVYKSICPLSWVQKWDDQRGEGTFPGKV from the exons ATGGCTGAGGACATTCAAACCAAACTTGAACATTATCGCACTGCGCCCTTCGACGCCAGATTcccgaaccagaaccagaccaggaaCTGCTGGTCCAACTATCTGG ACTTCCACCGCTGTCAGAAAGCTCTGGAGGCTAAAGGCGTCGACACTGCTCCTTGCGACTGGTATCAAAGGGTCTATAAATCCATCTGCCCTCTCTCCTGG GTCCAGAAATGGGATGACCAGCGAGGAGAAGGGACCTTTCCGGGAAAAGTCTAA